The Medicago truncatula cultivar Jemalong A17 chromosome 4, MtrunA17r5.0-ANR, whole genome shotgun sequence genome includes a region encoding these proteins:
- the LOC11446183 gene encoding nuclear transport factor 2: MAVPEAVQTPTPQMVGNAFVEQYYSILHRDPDQVHRFYHDSSVMSRPEEDGTMTTVTTTAEIDKKIQSLEYTSFRVEVLSADAQPSYNNGVMVVVTGCLTGTDNIKRKFAQSFFLAPQDKGFYVLNDVFRYVDAYKSIDIESVPANDADESAPSEAIITPEPEPVHVPEVIPPTQTVIPTAQTVIPPTQTVIADTETIISKEVSLPLENGKLSVTENVIPVNHVKESSHHVKEPEQPTSIEKVASNTQEDTPKKSFASIVNALKDNSAPFHLRASPAKPAVHPPRVHSVPAPEAPTPNMDIPLEKNNENAGRAHAIFVANLPMSATVEQLDRAFKKFGPIKRDGIQVRSNKGSCFGFVEFESAASMQSALEASPPVMLDNRRLSIEERRGRSGYRNDRNDNFRGRGNFGGGRGGGFNGRNDFERRGGEFSGRSRGGQNAGRSNGDAVPRSYQNGGGKVAARQPPVKVQ, translated from the exons ATGGCGGTACCTGAAGCagttcaaaccccaacccctCAGATGGTTGGCAATGCTTTTGTGGAGCAGTATTACTCAATTCTGCACCGCGACCCGGATCAGGTTCATAGGTTTTACCACGACTCAAGTGTCATGAGTCGACCTGAGGAGGATGGTACCATGACAACTGTCACCACCACTGCA GAAATTGATAAAAAGATACAATCTCTCGAGTACACAAGCTTTAGGGTGGAGGTTCTGAGTGCTGATGCTCAGCCTTCATATAATAATGGAGTGATGGTTGTAGTGACTGGCTGCTTGACTGGAACTGACAATATTAAACGCAAGTTTGCGCAGTCATTTTTCCTGGCTCCACAGGACAAGGGCTTCTATGTTTTGAATGATGTTTTTAGATATGTTGATGCGTATAAGTCAATTGATATCGAGTCTGTGCCAGCAAATGATGCTGATGAAAGTGCTCCATCAGAAGCTATTATTACACCCGAGCCTG AGCCTGTTCATGTTCCTGAAGTCATTCCACCCACTCAAACTGTTATTCCAACTGCTCAAACTGTTATTCCACCCACTCAAACTGTTATTGCTGATACTGAAACTATCATCAGTAAAGAAGTGAGCTTGCCACTGGAGAATGGAAAATTATCAGTTACTGAAAATGTGATTCCTGTTAATCATGTTAAAGAGTCAAGTCATCATGTTAAGGAACCGGAACAACCCACAAGCATTGAGAAAGTTGCTTCCAATACACAGGAGGATACTCCAAAAAAGTCCTTTGCATCCATT gtgaatgcCTTGAAAGATAATTCCGCTCCCTTCCATTTGAGGGCTTCTCCTGCTAAACCAGCTGTGCACCCACCCCGTGTACATAGCGTGCCTGCTCCTGAAGCACCAACCCCTAACATGGACATTCCATTGGAAAAGAATAATGAGAATGcag GTAGGGCTCATGCAATATTTGTTGCAAATTTGCCTATGAGTGCAACAGTAGAGCAATTGGATCGGGCTTTCAAGAAATTCGGGCCCATTAAGCGTGATGGTATTCAAGTCAGAAGTAACAAG GGgtcttgttttggttttgtggAGTTTGAATCTGCTGCTTCAATGCAAAGTGCCCTAGAG GCCTCTCCTCCTGTTATGTTGGACAACCGTAGACTTTCCATTGAAGAAAGGAGAG GGCGTAGTGGATACCGAAATGACAGAAATGATAACTTCAGGGGCCGTGGCAACTTTGGTGGCGGCCGTGGGGGTGGCTTTAACGGAAGGAACGATTTTGAGAGGCGAGGAGGTGAGTTCTCTGGCCGATCTCGAGGAGGCCAGAATGCCGGGCGAAGCAATGGAGATGCTGTGCCAAGGAGTTATCAGAATGGAGGAGGAAAAGTCGCTGCTCGTCAACCACCAGTGAAAGTTCAATAA
- the LOC11446185 gene encoding sm-like protein LSM3A: MAGTEEESAVKEPLDLIRLSLDERIYVKLRSDRELRGKLHAYDQHLNMILGDVEEIVTTVEIDDETYEEIVRTTKRTVPFLFVRGDGVILVSPPLRTA; this comes from the exons atggcGGGGACAGAGGAAGAAAGCGCAGTGAAGGAGCCTTTGGATCTGATAAGGCTGAGTCTCGACGAACGTATCTACGTTAAACTCCGTTCTGATAGAGAGCTTCGTGGAAAACTTCAT GCTTATGATCAACATCTTAATATGATTCTTGGTGATGTTGAAGAAATTGTTACAACTGTTGAAATTGATGATGAGACATATGAAGAAATTGTCAGG ACTACAAAGCGGACAGTTCCATTCCTGTTTGTTAGGGGAGATGGCGTGATATTGGTTTCTCCACCACTGAGGACTGCATAA
- the LOC11442710 gene encoding asparagine synthetase domain-containing protein 1 isoform X1, translating into MCGIALTVSGIRINISSLPFDSTSLNRQSENLLISLDDLKEALRRRGPDSLGVKKVTLQHNEKQISSFIEHDETLLCSANEDSNGELHFIGATLQLRGTVPLVQPLVDASRNILVYNGEIFGGLQLASDCNDAEFLMQTLGNCCSCGSCLTGNCVKCGKGSITDVLSTIKGPWAIIYWQDSSRTLWFGRDAFGRRSLLVHWPTEDDSTFLLSSVSPVAPDQQATENEAHNGIENRSYWEELPCGVYSMHVDASNSNGFLVGEVQIHEYTNSTLKELIKWERISVVPSSENLQTFCPKFSRGQQDVHSASLETVPCEAGSTQNSIPMRAHMLLNVLKESVIRRTSLYTIYQAVISGIKQEKFVPVAILFSGGLDSMILAALLDQCLDPTYEIDLLTVSFDGELAPDRKSAKTGLKELKRVAPSRRWRLVEIDADLSDLVSETSHVMSLINPANTYMDLNIGIALWLASCGDGWVSADDNDDTHARIKYKSNARILLVGSGADEQCAGYGRHRTSFRRGSWLGLDEEMKLDMQRIWKRNLGRDDRCIADNGKEARFPFLDEDVIRVLLNIPLWEVANLDQPSGIGDKKILREVAQLLGLYEAAVLPKRAIQFGSRIARESNRKNFGSNRAANQASAGSVRICRKSNFG; encoded by the exons ATGTGTGGAATTGCATTGACCGTCTCAGGCATTCGAATTAACATCTCCTCTCTCCCATTCGACTCAACTTCCCTAAATCGCCAATCCGAAAAT TTGTTGATTTCTTTAGATGACCTGAAAGAAGCTCTGCGGAGAAGAGGTCCTGATAGCTTGGGTGTGAAGAAAGTTACTCTGCAAcacaatgaaaaacaaatctcaTCCTTTATAGAACACGACGAAACGTTATTGTGTTCGGCAAATGAAGATAGCAACGGAGAACTTCATTTCATCGGTGCAACTTTGCAGCTTAGGGGAACCGTTCCGCTTGTTCAGCCTTTAGTGGATGCTTCTCGAAACATTCTCGTCTATAATG GTGAGATTTTCGGAGGACTTCAACTTGCTAGTGATTGCAATGATGCCGAATTTCTTATGCAGACTCTTGGGAATTGTTGCTCCTGTGGTTCTTGTTTGACCGGTAACTGTGTTAAATGCGGGAAAGGTTCTATAACAGATGTTCTTTCTACAATTAAAGGACCATGGGCTATCATCTATTGGCAG GATAGTTCAAGGACCCTTTGGTTTGGCCGAGATGCATTTGGTAGGCGGAGCCTTCTTGTTCACTGGCCTACAGAAGATGATTcaacttttcttctttcttctgtatCGCCAGTTGCTCCAGATCAGCAGGCCACTG AAAACGAAGCTCATAATGGAATTGAAAATCGTAGTTACTGGGAAGAGCTACCATGTGGAGTATATAGTATGCACGTGGATGCTTCGAATTCAAACGGATTTCTGGTTGGCGAAGTTCAGATACATGAATATACAAACTCAACATTGAAGGAACTTATCAAGTGGGAGAGAATTTCCGTTGTACCAAGCTCGGAAAACTTGCAGACATTCTGCCCTAAGTTTTCTAGGGGGCAACAAGATGTACATTCAGCTTCTTTAGAGACAGTTCCATGCGAAGCAG GCTCAACTCAAAATTCAATTCCAATGCGAGCTCATATGTTGCTAAATGTTTTAAAGGAATCTGTGATACGACGTACGTCATTGTATACTATCTATCAG GCAGTGATATCTGGTATCAAACAAGAGAAATTTGTTCCTGTTGCAATTCTTTTCTCTGGTGGGCTGGATTCTATGATACTTGCAGCATTACTGGATCAATGCCTGGATCCCACTT ATGAAATTGATCTACTTACTGTAAGCTTTGATGGCGAGTTAGCTCCTGATAGAAAATCTGCCAAGACAGGGTTGAAAGAACTAAAACGAGTTGCACCGTCAAGACG GTGGAGACTCGTGGAGATTGATGCTGACTTGTCAGATTTGGTGTCTGAAACTAGTCATGTTATGTCGCTTATAAATCCTGCCAACACCTACATG GACCTTAACATTGGAATAGCTTTATGGCTCGCTTCTTGTGGTGATGGATGGGTGTCTGCAGATGATAATGATGACACTCATGCACGGATTAAGTACAAGTCCAATGCAAGGATTCTCCTTGTTGGTTCTGGTGCTGATGAACAGTGTGCTGGTTATGGGAGACATAGAACAAGTTTTAGACGTGGAAG TTGGCTGGGGCTAGATGAGGAAATGAAACTCGACATGCAAAGAATTTGGAAGAGAAATTTAGGGAGAGATGATAGATGTATTGCTGATAACGGGAAGGAG gCTAGATTTCCATTCTTGGATGAGGATGTTATAAGGGTTTTACTCAACATTCCATTGTGGGAGGTTGCAAACCTTGACCAACCTAGTGGCATCGGTGATAAAAAGATTTTAAGAGAG GTTGCACAATTGCTTGGTTTATATGAAGCAGCGGTTCTTCCCAAACGGGCAATCCAG TTTGGTTCTAGAATTGCGAGGGAATCAAATCGGAAGAATTTTGGAAGTAATCGAGCAGCAAATCAGGCGTCTGCAGGCAGTGTAAGGATTTGTCGgaaatcaaattttggttgA
- the LOC11442710 gene encoding asparagine synthetase domain-containing protein 1 isoform X2, which translates to MLLETFSSIMTLGNCCSCGSCLTGNCVKCGKGSITDVLSTIKGPWAIIYWQDSSRTLWFGRDAFGRRSLLVHWPTEDDSTFLLSSVSPVAPDQQATENEAHNGIENRSYWEELPCGVYSMHVDASNSNGFLVGEVQIHEYTNSTLKELIKWERISVVPSSENLQTFCPKFSRGQQDVHSASLETVPCEAGSTQNSIPMRAHMLLNVLKESVIRRTSLYTIYQAVISGIKQEKFVPVAILFSGGLDSMILAALLDQCLDPTYEIDLLTVSFDGELAPDRKSAKTGLKELKRVAPSRRWRLVEIDADLSDLVSETSHVMSLINPANTYMDLNIGIALWLASCGDGWVSADDNDDTHARIKYKSNARILLVGSGADEQCAGYGRHRTSFRRGSWLGLDEEMKLDMQRIWKRNLGRDDRCIADNGKEARFPFLDEDVIRVLLNIPLWEVANLDQPSGIGDKKILREVAQLLGLYEAAVLPKRAIQFGSRIARESNRKNFGSNRAANQASAGSVRICRKSNFG; encoded by the exons ATGCTTCTCGAAACATTCTCGTCTATAATG ACTCTTGGGAATTGTTGCTCCTGTGGTTCTTGTTTGACCGGTAACTGTGTTAAATGCGGGAAAGGTTCTATAACAGATGTTCTTTCTACAATTAAAGGACCATGGGCTATCATCTATTGGCAG GATAGTTCAAGGACCCTTTGGTTTGGCCGAGATGCATTTGGTAGGCGGAGCCTTCTTGTTCACTGGCCTACAGAAGATGATTcaacttttcttctttcttctgtatCGCCAGTTGCTCCAGATCAGCAGGCCACTG AAAACGAAGCTCATAATGGAATTGAAAATCGTAGTTACTGGGAAGAGCTACCATGTGGAGTATATAGTATGCACGTGGATGCTTCGAATTCAAACGGATTTCTGGTTGGCGAAGTTCAGATACATGAATATACAAACTCAACATTGAAGGAACTTATCAAGTGGGAGAGAATTTCCGTTGTACCAAGCTCGGAAAACTTGCAGACATTCTGCCCTAAGTTTTCTAGGGGGCAACAAGATGTACATTCAGCTTCTTTAGAGACAGTTCCATGCGAAGCAG GCTCAACTCAAAATTCAATTCCAATGCGAGCTCATATGTTGCTAAATGTTTTAAAGGAATCTGTGATACGACGTACGTCATTGTATACTATCTATCAG GCAGTGATATCTGGTATCAAACAAGAGAAATTTGTTCCTGTTGCAATTCTTTTCTCTGGTGGGCTGGATTCTATGATACTTGCAGCATTACTGGATCAATGCCTGGATCCCACTT ATGAAATTGATCTACTTACTGTAAGCTTTGATGGCGAGTTAGCTCCTGATAGAAAATCTGCCAAGACAGGGTTGAAAGAACTAAAACGAGTTGCACCGTCAAGACG GTGGAGACTCGTGGAGATTGATGCTGACTTGTCAGATTTGGTGTCTGAAACTAGTCATGTTATGTCGCTTATAAATCCTGCCAACACCTACATG GACCTTAACATTGGAATAGCTTTATGGCTCGCTTCTTGTGGTGATGGATGGGTGTCTGCAGATGATAATGATGACACTCATGCACGGATTAAGTACAAGTCCAATGCAAGGATTCTCCTTGTTGGTTCTGGTGCTGATGAACAGTGTGCTGGTTATGGGAGACATAGAACAAGTTTTAGACGTGGAAG TTGGCTGGGGCTAGATGAGGAAATGAAACTCGACATGCAAAGAATTTGGAAGAGAAATTTAGGGAGAGATGATAGATGTATTGCTGATAACGGGAAGGAG gCTAGATTTCCATTCTTGGATGAGGATGTTATAAGGGTTTTACTCAACATTCCATTGTGGGAGGTTGCAAACCTTGACCAACCTAGTGGCATCGGTGATAAAAAGATTTTAAGAGAG GTTGCACAATTGCTTGGTTTATATGAAGCAGCGGTTCTTCCCAAACGGGCAATCCAG TTTGGTTCTAGAATTGCGAGGGAATCAAATCGGAAGAATTTTGGAAGTAATCGAGCAGCAAATCAGGCGTCTGCAGGCAGTGTAAGGATTTGTCGgaaatcaaattttggttgA
- the LOC11439869 gene encoding L-ascorbate oxidase homolog has product MERTTFLFMLCLLIGTTSMVMGEDPYFYFTWHVTYGTLSPAGVPQQVILINNEFPGPNINSTSNNNLVVNVFNELDEPLLFTWAGVQQRKNCWQDGVPGTNCPIAPGTNYTYRFQVKDQIGSYFYYPSLGMHRAAGGFGGLRINSRLLIPVPYADPEDDYTVLIGDWFTKSHSTLSKLLDSGRALGRPQAVLVNGQNAKGDGSDKPLFTMKPGKTYKYRICNVGLKNSLNFGIQNHPMKLVEFEGSHTVQNSYDSLDVHVGQCFGVLVTADKEPKDYYMVASTRFTKTVITGKGIMRYANGKGPASPELPEAPVGWAWSLNQFRSFRWNLTASAARPNPQGSYHYGQINITRTVKLINTVSREGGKLRYALNGVSHVDTETPLKLAEYYNVAEKVFKYDTIPDMPENLGTSVTLAPNVLKFKHRTFIEIVFENHEKSVQSYNLDGYSFFAVAIEPGLWTPEKRKTYNLLDAVSRHTIQVFPKSWAAIMLSFDNVGVWNLRSEIAENRYLGQQLYISVPTPERSLRDEYNLPENSLLCGIVKDLPKPPSYV; this is encoded by the exons ATGGAGAGAACAAcgtttttgtttatgttatgtcTCTTGATTGGTACAACATCAATGGTAATGGGTGAAGACCCTTACTTTTATTTCACATGGCATGTTACATATGGTACACTCTCCCCTGCTGGTGTTCCTCAACAGGTTATTCTCATCAACAACGAATTTCCCGGCCCCAACATCAATTCCACCAGTAACAATAACCTCGTTGTTAACGTCTTCAATGAACTCGACGAGCCTTTGCTTTTCACATG GGCTGGAGTTCAGCAAAGGAAAAACTGTTGGCAAGATGGTGTGCCAGGAACAAACTGTCCCATCGCACCTGGAACAAACTACACATACCGTTTCCAAGTGAAGGATCAAATCGGTAGCTACTTCTATTATCCTAGCTTAGGGATGCACAGAGCAGCCGGTGGTTTCGGTGGCCTCCGCATCAACAGCAGATTACTCATTCCAGTCCCATATGCTGATCCCGAAGATGATTACACCGTCCTAATCGGTGACTGGTTCACCAAGAGCCACTCCACCCTCAGCAAATTACTCGACAGTGGTCGTGCCCTTGGAAGACCACAAGCTGTTCTTGTTAACGGCCAAAACGCCAAAGGTGACGGATCTGACAAACCACTCTTCACAATGAAGCCAGGAAAAACCTACAAATACAGAATCTGCAATGTTGGTCTTAAAAACTCCCTTAACTTCGGAATCCAAAACCACCCAATGAAACTCGTTGAATTCGAAGGATCCCACACCGTCCAAAACAGTTATGATTCCCTTGATGTTCACGTAGGACAATGCTTTGGTGTTCTTGTAACCGCAGATAAAGAACCAAAAGATTATTACATGGTCGCTTCAACTCGTTTCACTAAAACTGTTATCACTGGTAAAGGTATTATGCGTTATGCCAACGGTAAAGGTCCTGCTTCACCTGAACTCCCTGAAGCTCCAGTGGGCTGGGCATGGTCTTTGAATCAGTTCCGTTCTTTCCGTTGGAACTTGACCGCTAGTGCTGCTAGGCCCAACCCACAAGGTTCTTACCATTACGGTCAGATCAACATCACCCGTACCGTTAAGCTCATTAACACCGTTAGCAGAGAAGGTGGAAAACTCCGTTATGCACTTAACGGTGTCTCCCATGTGGATACCGAAACCCCTCTTAAACTCGCAGAATACTACAATGTTGCTGAGAAGGTTTTCAAGTATGACACTATTCCTGACATGCCAGAAAACCTTGGAACCAGTGTTACCTTGGCACCCAATGTTCTTAAATTCAAACACCGTACTTTCATTGAGATCGTTTTTGAGAACCATGAGAAAAGCGTCCAGTCTTATAATTTGGATGGATACTCATTCTTCGCAGTAGC CATAGAGCCAGGACTGTGGACACCCGAGAAAAGGAAGACATATAACTTGCTTGATGCTGTGAGCAGACACACCATTCAAGTATTTCCAAAATCATGGGCTGCAATAATGTTGTCATTCGACAACGTTGGAGTGTGGAATTTGAGGTCAGAGATTGCTGAGAATCGTTACTTGGGACAACAATTGTACATTAGTGTGCCTACTCCAGAACGTTCTCTTAGGGATGAGTACAATCTGCCAGAGAACAGCTTGCTCTGTGGAATTGTTAAGGATCTTCCAAAGCCTCCTTCATACGTCTAA